Within Pseudomonas brassicacearum, the genomic segment AAAGGCACCACCCAGGCCACCGGTCGACCGGTGACCGTGCAGCGATTGCTGGCCGATCACCCTGGCATCGCCACGGATTGCAACGCTGTCTACATCGGCAGGCTGACCAGCGACGAACGCACCCGCCTGTTTGACTCTCTGATCGGCAAGCCCGTGTTGAGCATCAGCGAAGGCGGTGACCAGTGCACCGTGGGTAGCCTGTTCTGTCTGCGGGTCGGTGACGAGCAGGTATCGTTCGAGGTCAACCTCGACTCGGTAGCGCGCAGTGGCGTGCGTATTCATCCGAGCGTTTTGCAGCTTTCCCGTCGCAGGCCGGCAGTCCCATGAGTCTGTCCAAATCGCGGATCCGTCCCACCCTGGGTGCGGTCATCGGGCGCGGCCACCTGATTGTCGCGTTGGTGGCAATCACCATGGCCAGCGTTTCCCTGACGTTGCTGGGTGTGCTTGCGTTGCGGGTCTACGCCGATCACAACCTGCACCTGATCGCTCGCTCGATCAACTACACCGTGGAAGCGGCCGTGGTATTCGATGACGCGGCGGCGGCCACCGAGGCGCTGGCTTTGATTGCCTCCACCGAGGAGGTCGCCGATGCCCAAGTGTTCAATGAGCACGGCCGCCTGTTGGCGCGCTGGCAACGTCCGGATACCGGTTTATTGTCGGAACTGGAAATGCACATTGCCAAGGCGTTTTTGGAAAAGCCCATCAGCCTGCCGATCGTTCATCAAGGGCGCAACATCGGCAGCATTCTATTGGCGGGGCATGGCGGCAGCCTGTTGCGCTTTTTGCTCAGTGGTCTGGCAGGGATCATTTTGTGCACGGCGGTGAGTGCCTGGGTGGCGCTGTACCTGGCGCGCCGCCAGTTGCGGGCAATCACCGGACCATTGCGCAGCCTGGCCGAAGTGGCCCACGCCGCACGCAGCGAGCGGGCCCTGGACCGGCGTGTGCCGCCGGCCGCCATCGCCGAACTGGATAACCTGGGCAATGACTTCAATGCACTGCTCGACGAACTGG encodes:
- a CDS encoding YfiR family protein, which gives rise to MKVAVREAVRSKDWGHYLLAGLLWLLSSVVVAEEPPSTSRAEQRAESVTQVVLGILSYARWPVEPAQLQLCIVGPTQYTDDLVKGTTQATGRPVTVQRLLADHPGIATDCNAVYIGRLTSDERTRLFDSLIGKPVLSISEGGDQCTVGSLFCLRVGDEQVSFEVNLDSVARSGVRIHPSVLQLSRRRPAVP
- a CDS encoding diguanylate cyclase domain-containing protein, giving the protein MSLSKSRIRPTLGAVIGRGHLIVALVAITMASVSLTLLGVLALRVYADHNLHLIARSINYTVEAAVVFDDAAAATEALALIASTEEVADAQVFNEHGRLLARWQRPDTGLLSELEMHIAKAFLEKPISLPIVHQGRNIGSILLAGHGGSLLRFLLSGLAGIILCTAVSAWVALYLARRQLRAITGPLRSLAEVAHAARSERALDRRVPPAAIAELDNLGNDFNALLDELESWQTHLQSENETLAHQASHDSLTGLPNRAFFEGRLIRALRNASKLNEQVAVLYLDSDRFKGINDNFGHAAGDAVLTAVATRVRAQLREDDLVARLGGDEFAVLLAPLHKAEDAERIAEKIIASMEMPIQLPGNASVLTSLSIGIAVYPDHGATPGTLLHAADAAMYQAKRLARGGQHTTGSDHPVADLHTRS